One Mercurialis annua linkage group LG3, ddMerAnnu1.2, whole genome shotgun sequence DNA window includes the following coding sequences:
- the LOC126670996 gene encoding tripeptidyl-peptidase 2 isoform X5, whose protein sequence is MQSPLQMKNINWANYKTPSFSPQQTLSSSLLLITLHKNHFNKFKYYKSNRRTNHYNKTAMPCSTISTVTGGSVASGGGGGGGDDNGSLRNFKLNESTFLASLMPKREIAADRFIEKHPQFDGRGALIAIFDSGVDPAASGLQVTSDGKPKILDVIDCTGSGDVDVSKIVKADDDGCIPGASGASLVVNSSWENPTGEWHIGYKLVYELFTDTLTSRLKRERKKKWDEKNQEEIAKAVKRLDEFNQKYSNPDDVNLKKLKEDLHNRIDLLKKQADSYDDKGPVIDAVVWHDGELWRAALDTQSLEDDPDCGKLANFIPLTNYRTERKFGVFSKLDACSFVLNVYDEGNVLSIVTDCSPHGTHVAGIASAFHPKEPLLNGVAPGAQVISCKIGDSRLGSMETGTGLTRALIAAVEHKCDLINMSYGEATLLPDYGRFVDLVNEAVNKHGLIFVSSAGNSGPALNTVGAPGGTTSSIIGVGAYVSPAMAVGAHSVVEPPAEGLEYTWSSRGPTSDGDLGVCVSAPGGAVAPVPTWTLQKRMLMNGTSMASPSACGGVALLVSAMKAEGLPVSPYSVRKALENTCVPVGELLADKLSTGQGLMQVDKAYEYIQKSKDIPSVWYKIKVNRSGKSTPSSRGIYLREASACQQSTEWSVQVEPQFREGASNLEELVPFEECIELHSTEKAVVMAPEYILLTHNGRSFNIVVDPTKLSDGLHYYEVYGVDCKAPWRGPIFRIPITITKPMTVNNHSPIVSFTRMSFQPGHIERRFMEVPLGATWVEATMRASGFDTARRFFVDTVQVCPLQRPIKWESVVTFSSPTAKSFAFPVVGGQTMELAIAQFWSSGIGSHETTAIDFEIVFHGIDINKEDIMLDGSEAPFRIDAQALLATEKLAPVAILNKIRVPYRPIDAKLSTLTVDRDKLPSGKQTLALTLSYKFKLEDASEIKPQVPLLNNRIYDNKFESQFYMISDTNKRVYAMGDVYPNSSKLPKGEYNLQLYLRHDNVQYLEKMKQLVLFVERNLEEKDVIRLNFFSEPDGPVMGNGTFKSSILVPGKKEAIYLGPPMKDKLPKNTPQGSVLLGAISYGKLSFAAQGEGRNPQKNPVSYQVSYIVPPNKVDEDKGKGSSSASSKSIFERLDEEVRDAKIKVFGSLKQETDEDRSEWKKLAASLKSEYPNYTLLLAKILEGLVSVSNVNDKVGHDEDIIRAADEVIDSIDRVELAKFFSLKNDPEEEEAEKIKKKMETTRDQLAEALYQKGLAMSDIEYLEEQKAEAVTEGTKDADRPGDKSAAGVGSQEDLFEENFKELRKWVDVKSSKYGTLLVIRERRRGRLGTALKALNDMIQDDTDPPKKKFYELKLSLLDEIGWSHLAAYERQWMHVRFPSGLPLF, encoded by the exons ATGCAAAGCCCATTACAGATGAAAAACATAAATTGGGCCAATTACAAAACACCGTCGTTTTCACCGCAACAAACACTTTCTTCCTCTCTACTACTCATCACACTACACAAAAATCATTTCAATAAATTCAAATACTACAAAAGTAATAGAAGAACCAATCATTACAATAAAACTGCTATGCCTTGTTCCACTATTAGTACAGTCACTGGTGGTAGTGTTGCtagcggcggcggtggtggaGGCGGAGATGATAACGGCTCTCTTCGTAATTTCAAGCTAAACGAGTCTACTTTCTTAGCTTCACTTATGCCTAAGCGCGAGATTGCCGCCGATCGATTCATCGAGAAACATCCTCAGTTTGATGGACGTGGCGCTCTCATCGCAATCTTCG ATTCTGGAGTTGATCCTGCTGCTTCTGGATTACAAGTGACATCTGATGGAAAACCGAAGATTCTTGATGTTATCGACTG TACTGGAAGTGGTGATGTTGATGTTTCGAAAATTGTGAAAGCTGATGATGATGGTTGCATTCCCGGTGCTTCTG GAGCTTCTCTGGTTGTCAATTCTTCGTGGGAAAATCCTACCGGTGAATGGCATATTGGTTATAAGCTGGTTTATGAGCTTTTTACTGACACTTTAACTTCTCGTTTGAAG agagagagaaaaaagaagtgGGATGAGAAAAACCAGGAGGAAATTGCTAAGGCTGTAAAGCGTCTTGACGAATTTAATCAG AAATACTCAAACCCGGATGATGTAAATTTGAAGAAGCTTAAAGAAGACCTCCATAACAgaattgatttattaaaaaagcAAGCTGAT AGCTATGACGACAAGGGACCTGTCATTGATGCTGTTGTCTGGCATGATGGAGAATTATGGAGGGCTGCTCTTGACACACAAAGTCTTGAGGATGACCCAGACTGTGGAAAGCTTGCAAATTTCATACCCCTAACTAACTATAG AACTGAAAGGAAATTTGGAGTGTTCAGCAAGTTAGATGCCTGTTCATTTGTGCTTAATGTGTATGATGAGGGAAATGTCTTAAGCATAGTAACCGATTGCTCTCCTCATGGAACTCATGTTGCTGGTATTGCTTCTGCTTTCCACCCAAAG GAGCCATTATTGAATGGAGTTGCACCTGGAGCACAAGTAATATCATGCAAAATTGGAGACTCGCGTTTAGGTTCAATGGAGACTGGAACTGGCTTGACAAGGGCTCTCATTGCTGCTGTAGAG CATAAATGTGATCTCATCAACATGAGTTATGGAGAAGCTACTTTATTGCCTGATTATGGCCGTTTTGTCGACCTTGTTAATGAA GCAGTAAATAAACACGGTCTTATATTTGTAAGTAGTGCCGGTAATAGTGGTCCAGCATTAAACACTGTTGGTGCTCCTGGTGGTACAACTTCTAGCATTATAGGAGTTGGTGCATATGTCTCTCCTGCTATGGCTGTTGGTGCTCACAGTGTAGTTGAACCTCCTGCTGAAGGACTTGAATACACTTG GTCGAGCCGAGGACCAACATCTGATGGAGATCTTGGAGTCTGTGTAAGTGCTCCTGGTGGGGCTGTTGCACCTGTACCTACATGGACGCTTCAAAAACGTATGCTCATGAACGGAACATCAATGGCATCTCCATCTGCATGTGGTGGAGTCGCACTACTTGTTAGTGCGATGAAG GCTGAGGGTCTTCCAGTTAGCCCATATAGTGTAAGGAAGGCTCTTGAAAACACGTGTGTTCCCGTAGGTGAATTGCTGGCAGATAAACTATCCACTGGACAAGGGCTTATGCAAGTTGACAA GGCATATGAGTATATACAAAAGTCAAAGGATATTCCGAGTGTATGGTATAAAATAAAAGTCAATCGATCTGGAAAATCAA CTCCATCGTCACGAGGCATCTATTTGAGGGAGGCTAGTGCTTGTCAACAATCTACAGAG TGGAGTGTGCAAGTTGAACCCCAGTTTCGTGAAGGTGCTAGTAATTTGGAAGAGTTAGTTCCTTTTGAAGAGTGCATTGAGTTACATTCAACTGAAAAGGCAGTTGTGATGGCTCCTGAGTACATTCTCCTTACACACAATGGACGCAGCTTCAA CATTGTGGTTGATCCTACCAAGCTAAGTGACGGTTTACATTATTATGAAGTGTATGGAGTTGATTGCAAAGCACCATGGCGTGGTCCCATTTTCAGGATTCCAATTACCATAACAAAACCTATGACTGTGAACAATCATTCTCCTATTGTATCATTTACAAGGATGTCATTTCAGCCAG GTCATATAGAGAGGAGATTCATGGAAGTACCTCTTGGTGCTACTTGGGTTGAAGCAACCATGCGAGCTTCAGGATTTGATACTGCTCGACGCTTTTTTGTTGACACTGTTCAG GTTTGCCCCTTGCAAAGACCAATCAAGTGGGAGAGTGTGGTAACATTTTCTTCTCCTACTGCCAAAAGCTTTGCGTTTCCTGTTGTGGGCGGTCAAACAATGGAATTAGCTATTGCTCAGTTTTGGTCAAGTGGCATTGGAAGTCATGAAACCACTGCTATAGACTTTGAG ATTGTATTTCATGGAATTGACATCAATAAAGAGGATATAATGCTTGATGGGAGTGAAGCACCTTTCAGAATCGATGCTCAAGCTCTACTGGCAACTGAGAAACTTGCTCCTGTTGCCATTTTAAATAAG ATTAGAGTTCCATATCGACCAATTGATGCCAAACTTAGCACTCTCACTGTGGATCGGGACAAACTGCCCTCGGGAAAACAGACACTGGCACTAACATTATC ttacaaatttaaattggaGGATGCATCAGAAATAAAACCTCAAGTTCCATTGCTCAATAATCGCATATATGACAATAAATTTGAGTCACAGTTTTATATGATTTCAGACACTAACAAG CGCGTGTATGCAATGGGTGACGTCTATCCTAATTCATCAAAACTTCCTAAGGGTGAATACAACTTGCAGCTGTATCTGAG ACATGACAATGTGCAATATTTGGAAAAAATGAAACAATTGGTATTGTTTGTTGAGAGAAATTTAGAGGAAAAG GATgtgattcgattgaattttTTCTCTGAACCCGATGGGCCTGTGATGGGAAATGGTACTTTTAAATCCTCAATTTTAGTTCCAGG AAAGAAAGAAGCAATTTACTTGGGGCCACCAATGAAAGACAAGCTCCCGAAG AACACTCCACAAGGATCCGTCCTTCTGGGAGCAATCTCATATGGGAAGCTATCATTTGCTGCTCAGGGAGAAGGGAGGAATCCACAGAAAAACCCTGTATCATATCAAGTGTCCTATATAGTGCCTCCAAATAAG GTTGATGAGGATAAAGGAAAGGGGTCTTCTTCAGCTAGCTCTAAATCCATTTTCGAACGCCTAGATGAAGAG GTTCGAGATGCAAAGATTAAAGTATTTGGAAGCTTAAAACAAGAGACTGATGAAGACCGCTCTGAATGGAAAAAGCTGGCCGCCTCCCTTAAG TCTGAATATCCAAATTATACACTTCTGCTTGCAAAGATTTTGGAAGGATTGGTTTCTGTGAGCAACGTCAATGACAAAGTAGGCCATGATGAAGAT ATTATACGTGCAGCAGATGAAGTTATCGATAGTATCGACAGAGTTGAGCTAGCAAAATTCTTTTCCCTCAAGAATGATCCTGAAGAAGAGGAGGCAGAG AAAATTAAGAAGAAGATGGAGACAACACGAGATCAGTTAGCAGAGGCCCTGTATCAGAAAGGGCTGGCCATGTCTGATATTGAGTATTTAGAG GAACAGAAAGCTGAAGCTGTAACAGAAGGCACCAAAGACGCGGACAGGCCTGGTGACAAATCTGCAGCAGGTGTTGGTAGCCAGGAAGATTTATTTGAGGAGAACTTTAAAGAACTACGAAAATGGGTTGATGTGAAGTCCTCTAAGTACGGGACCCTCTTAGTGATACGGGAAAGACGGCGTGGAAGGCTCGGAACTGCACTTAAG GCATTGAATGATATGATTCAAGATGACACTGATCCTCCAAAGAAGAAGTTTTATGAATTGAAGCTCTCATTGCTTGATGAGATCGGGTGGAGTCATTTGGCAGCATATGAGAGACAGTGGATGCACGTGAGATTCCCGTCAGGCCTGCCTCTATTTTAA
- the LOC126670996 gene encoding tripeptidyl-peptidase 2 isoform X2, whose amino-acid sequence MQSPLQMKNINWANYKTPSFSPQQTLSSSLLLITLHKNHFNKFKYYKSNRRTNHYNKTAMPCSTISTVTGGSVASGGGGGGGDDNGSLRNFKLNESTFLASLMPKREIAADRFIEKHPQFDGRGALIAIFDSGVDPAASGLQVTSDGKPKILDVIDCTGSGDVDVSKIVKADDDGCIPGASGASLVVNSSWENPTGEWHIGYKLVYELFTDTLTSRLKRERKKKWDEKNQEEIAKAVKRLDEFNQKYSNPDDVNLKKLKEDLHNRIDLLKKQADSYDDKGPVIDAVVWHDGELWRAALDTQSLEDDPDCGKLANFIPLTNYRTERKFGVFSKLDACSFVLNVYDEGNVLSIVTDCSPHGTHVAGIASAFHPKEPLLNGVAPGAQVISCKIGDSRLGSMETGTGLTRALIAAVEHKCDLINMSYGEATLLPDYGRFVDLVNEAVNKHGLIFVSSAGNSGPALNTVGAPGGTTSSIIGVGAYVSPAMAVGAHSVVEPPAEGLEYTWSSRGPTSDGDLGVCVSAPGGAVAPVPTWTLQKRMLMNGTSMASPSACGGVALLVSAMKAEGLPVSPYSVRKALENTCVPVGELLADKLSTGQGLMQVDKAYEYIQKSKDIPSVWYKIKVNRSGKSTPSSRGIYLREASACQQSTEWSVQVEPQFREGASNLEELVPFEECIELHSTEKAVVMAPEYILLTHNGRSFNIVVDPTKLSDGLHYYEVYGVDCKAPWRGPIFRIPITITKPMTVNNHSPIVSFTRMSFQPGHIERRFMEVPLGATWVEATMRASGFDTARRFFVDTVQVCPLQRPIKWESVVTFSSPTAKSFAFPVVGGQTMELAIAQFWSSGIGSHETTAIDFEIVFHGIDINKEDIMLDGSEAPFRIDAQALLATEKLAPVAILNKIRVPYRPIDAKLSTLTVDRDKLPSGKQTLALTLSYKFKLEDASEIKPQVPLLNNRIYDNKFESQFYMISDTNKRVYAMGDVYPNSSKLPKGEYNLQLYLRHDNVQYLEKMKQLVLFVERNLEEKDVIRLNFFSEPDGPVMGNGTFKSSILVPGKKEAIYLGPPMKDKLPKNTPQGSVLLGAISYGKLSFAAQGEGRNPQKNPVSYQVSYIVPPNKVEVDEDKGKGSSSASSKSIFERLDEEVRDAKIKVFGSLKQETDEDRSEWKKLAASLKSEYPNYTLLLAKILEGLVSVSNVNDKVGHDEDIIRAADEVIDSIDRVELAKFFSLKNDPEEEEAEKIKKKMETTRDQLAEALYQKGLAMSDIEYLEDLTWIHVEVSDPFKSQNIGYKDTFSKEQKAEAVTEGTKDADRPGDKSAAGVGSQEDLFEENFKELRKWVDVKSSKYGTLLVIRERRRGRLGTALKALNDMIQDDTDPPKKKFYELKLSLLDEIGWSHLAAYERQWMHVRFPSGLPLF is encoded by the exons ATGCAAAGCCCATTACAGATGAAAAACATAAATTGGGCCAATTACAAAACACCGTCGTTTTCACCGCAACAAACACTTTCTTCCTCTCTACTACTCATCACACTACACAAAAATCATTTCAATAAATTCAAATACTACAAAAGTAATAGAAGAACCAATCATTACAATAAAACTGCTATGCCTTGTTCCACTATTAGTACAGTCACTGGTGGTAGTGTTGCtagcggcggcggtggtggaGGCGGAGATGATAACGGCTCTCTTCGTAATTTCAAGCTAAACGAGTCTACTTTCTTAGCTTCACTTATGCCTAAGCGCGAGATTGCCGCCGATCGATTCATCGAGAAACATCCTCAGTTTGATGGACGTGGCGCTCTCATCGCAATCTTCG ATTCTGGAGTTGATCCTGCTGCTTCTGGATTACAAGTGACATCTGATGGAAAACCGAAGATTCTTGATGTTATCGACTG TACTGGAAGTGGTGATGTTGATGTTTCGAAAATTGTGAAAGCTGATGATGATGGTTGCATTCCCGGTGCTTCTG GAGCTTCTCTGGTTGTCAATTCTTCGTGGGAAAATCCTACCGGTGAATGGCATATTGGTTATAAGCTGGTTTATGAGCTTTTTACTGACACTTTAACTTCTCGTTTGAAG agagagagaaaaaagaagtgGGATGAGAAAAACCAGGAGGAAATTGCTAAGGCTGTAAAGCGTCTTGACGAATTTAATCAG AAATACTCAAACCCGGATGATGTAAATTTGAAGAAGCTTAAAGAAGACCTCCATAACAgaattgatttattaaaaaagcAAGCTGAT AGCTATGACGACAAGGGACCTGTCATTGATGCTGTTGTCTGGCATGATGGAGAATTATGGAGGGCTGCTCTTGACACACAAAGTCTTGAGGATGACCCAGACTGTGGAAAGCTTGCAAATTTCATACCCCTAACTAACTATAG AACTGAAAGGAAATTTGGAGTGTTCAGCAAGTTAGATGCCTGTTCATTTGTGCTTAATGTGTATGATGAGGGAAATGTCTTAAGCATAGTAACCGATTGCTCTCCTCATGGAACTCATGTTGCTGGTATTGCTTCTGCTTTCCACCCAAAG GAGCCATTATTGAATGGAGTTGCACCTGGAGCACAAGTAATATCATGCAAAATTGGAGACTCGCGTTTAGGTTCAATGGAGACTGGAACTGGCTTGACAAGGGCTCTCATTGCTGCTGTAGAG CATAAATGTGATCTCATCAACATGAGTTATGGAGAAGCTACTTTATTGCCTGATTATGGCCGTTTTGTCGACCTTGTTAATGAA GCAGTAAATAAACACGGTCTTATATTTGTAAGTAGTGCCGGTAATAGTGGTCCAGCATTAAACACTGTTGGTGCTCCTGGTGGTACAACTTCTAGCATTATAGGAGTTGGTGCATATGTCTCTCCTGCTATGGCTGTTGGTGCTCACAGTGTAGTTGAACCTCCTGCTGAAGGACTTGAATACACTTG GTCGAGCCGAGGACCAACATCTGATGGAGATCTTGGAGTCTGTGTAAGTGCTCCTGGTGGGGCTGTTGCACCTGTACCTACATGGACGCTTCAAAAACGTATGCTCATGAACGGAACATCAATGGCATCTCCATCTGCATGTGGTGGAGTCGCACTACTTGTTAGTGCGATGAAG GCTGAGGGTCTTCCAGTTAGCCCATATAGTGTAAGGAAGGCTCTTGAAAACACGTGTGTTCCCGTAGGTGAATTGCTGGCAGATAAACTATCCACTGGACAAGGGCTTATGCAAGTTGACAA GGCATATGAGTATATACAAAAGTCAAAGGATATTCCGAGTGTATGGTATAAAATAAAAGTCAATCGATCTGGAAAATCAA CTCCATCGTCACGAGGCATCTATTTGAGGGAGGCTAGTGCTTGTCAACAATCTACAGAG TGGAGTGTGCAAGTTGAACCCCAGTTTCGTGAAGGTGCTAGTAATTTGGAAGAGTTAGTTCCTTTTGAAGAGTGCATTGAGTTACATTCAACTGAAAAGGCAGTTGTGATGGCTCCTGAGTACATTCTCCTTACACACAATGGACGCAGCTTCAA CATTGTGGTTGATCCTACCAAGCTAAGTGACGGTTTACATTATTATGAAGTGTATGGAGTTGATTGCAAAGCACCATGGCGTGGTCCCATTTTCAGGATTCCAATTACCATAACAAAACCTATGACTGTGAACAATCATTCTCCTATTGTATCATTTACAAGGATGTCATTTCAGCCAG GTCATATAGAGAGGAGATTCATGGAAGTACCTCTTGGTGCTACTTGGGTTGAAGCAACCATGCGAGCTTCAGGATTTGATACTGCTCGACGCTTTTTTGTTGACACTGTTCAG GTTTGCCCCTTGCAAAGACCAATCAAGTGGGAGAGTGTGGTAACATTTTCTTCTCCTACTGCCAAAAGCTTTGCGTTTCCTGTTGTGGGCGGTCAAACAATGGAATTAGCTATTGCTCAGTTTTGGTCAAGTGGCATTGGAAGTCATGAAACCACTGCTATAGACTTTGAG ATTGTATTTCATGGAATTGACATCAATAAAGAGGATATAATGCTTGATGGGAGTGAAGCACCTTTCAGAATCGATGCTCAAGCTCTACTGGCAACTGAGAAACTTGCTCCTGTTGCCATTTTAAATAAG ATTAGAGTTCCATATCGACCAATTGATGCCAAACTTAGCACTCTCACTGTGGATCGGGACAAACTGCCCTCGGGAAAACAGACACTGGCACTAACATTATC ttacaaatttaaattggaGGATGCATCAGAAATAAAACCTCAAGTTCCATTGCTCAATAATCGCATATATGACAATAAATTTGAGTCACAGTTTTATATGATTTCAGACACTAACAAG CGCGTGTATGCAATGGGTGACGTCTATCCTAATTCATCAAAACTTCCTAAGGGTGAATACAACTTGCAGCTGTATCTGAG ACATGACAATGTGCAATATTTGGAAAAAATGAAACAATTGGTATTGTTTGTTGAGAGAAATTTAGAGGAAAAG GATgtgattcgattgaattttTTCTCTGAACCCGATGGGCCTGTGATGGGAAATGGTACTTTTAAATCCTCAATTTTAGTTCCAGG AAAGAAAGAAGCAATTTACTTGGGGCCACCAATGAAAGACAAGCTCCCGAAG AACACTCCACAAGGATCCGTCCTTCTGGGAGCAATCTCATATGGGAAGCTATCATTTGCTGCTCAGGGAGAAGGGAGGAATCCACAGAAAAACCCTGTATCATATCAAGTGTCCTATATAGTGCCTCCAAATAAGGTTGAA GTTGATGAGGATAAAGGAAAGGGGTCTTCTTCAGCTAGCTCTAAATCCATTTTCGAACGCCTAGATGAAGAG GTTCGAGATGCAAAGATTAAAGTATTTGGAAGCTTAAAACAAGAGACTGATGAAGACCGCTCTGAATGGAAAAAGCTGGCCGCCTCCCTTAAG TCTGAATATCCAAATTATACACTTCTGCTTGCAAAGATTTTGGAAGGATTGGTTTCTGTGAGCAACGTCAATGACAAAGTAGGCCATGATGAAGAT ATTATACGTGCAGCAGATGAAGTTATCGATAGTATCGACAGAGTTGAGCTAGCAAAATTCTTTTCCCTCAAGAATGATCCTGAAGAAGAGGAGGCAGAG AAAATTAAGAAGAAGATGGAGACAACACGAGATCAGTTAGCAGAGGCCCTGTATCAGAAAGGGCTGGCCATGTCTGATATTGAGTATTTAGAG GATTTGACATGGATACATGTTGAAGTGTCTGATCCATTCAAAAGTCAAAACATAGGATACAAGGACACATTTTCAAAG GAACAGAAAGCTGAAGCTGTAACAGAAGGCACCAAAGACGCGGACAGGCCTGGTGACAAATCTGCAGCAGGTGTTGGTAGCCAGGAAGATTTATTTGAGGAGAACTTTAAAGAACTACGAAAATGGGTTGATGTGAAGTCCTCTAAGTACGGGACCCTCTTAGTGATACGGGAAAGACGGCGTGGAAGGCTCGGAACTGCACTTAAG GCATTGAATGATATGATTCAAGATGACACTGATCCTCCAAAGAAGAAGTTTTATGAATTGAAGCTCTCATTGCTTGATGAGATCGGGTGGAGTCATTTGGCAGCATATGAGAGACAGTGGATGCACGTGAGATTCCCGTCAGGCCTGCCTCTATTTTAA